ACAATGCCCGAGAGCCGCAGACTGGAGGGGCGCGTGTCGATCTATCCCAGGCCCGAACAGCTGAAGACCCTGCTCGCGGGCCCGCCGGACCGGCCCGTCGTGATGCTGAACCTGCTGCGCTACAAGGAGCGCGCCGACGCTCCGGACCAGGGAGTCTCCGGGGAAGAGGCGTACCTCCGCTACGGGACCCCGATGCGCAAGATCGTCGAGTCGCACGGCGGCCGGATCCTGTACATGGGCCGCGTCGATCAGATGGTGATCGCCGACGTCGAGCCCGGCTACCACGCGAGCGCGCTGGCGGAGTACCCATCGCGCGCGAAGTTCGTCGAGCTCGCCACGAGCC
This is a stretch of genomic DNA from Deltaproteobacteria bacterium. It encodes these proteins:
- a CDS encoding DUF1330 domain-containing protein; amino-acid sequence: MPESRRLEGRVSIYPRPEQLKTLLAGPPDRPVVMLNLLRYKERADAPDQGVSGEEAYLRYGTPMRKIVESHGGRILYMGRVDQMVIADVEPGYHASALAEYPSRAKFVELATSPEVAAIGVHRTAGLESQWLVATTQEER